A single Clostridium sp. AN503 DNA region contains:
- a CDS encoding Flp1 family type IVb pilin: protein MMKVMNEVREFLRQEDGVGVIEVVLILVVLIGLVIIFKSQITALLESIFKEINSQSKEVY, encoded by the coding sequence ATGATGAAGGTAATGAATGAGGTTCGGGAGTTTTTGCGGCAGGAAGACGGTGTAGGAGTGATCGAAGTGGTGCTGATCCTGGTGGTCCTGATTGGGTTGGTGATCATTTTTAAGTCTCAGATCACAGCGCTTCTGGAAAGTATTTTTAAGGAAATCAACAGTCAGTCAAAGGAAGTTTACTGA
- a CDS encoding rhomboid family intramembrane serine protease, translating to MEQYGYRRKRAWVNGCLIGLNIIYFLYLELAGSSENTLFMIQHGAMYAPLVVGNHEYYRLLTSIFMHFGIDHIVNNMLVLFILGDNLERALGKVKYLIFYLLCGVGANVVSMMVSMNSPIQAVGAGASGAIFGVIGGLLYAVAVNRGRLEDLSTRQLVVVIIFSLYFGFTSTGVDNVAHVAGLVIGVVLAVVFYRKPKPASVQEFWEL from the coding sequence ATGGAACAGTACGGATACAGACGGAAACGGGCTTGGGTGAATGGTTGCCTGATAGGTTTAAATATTATATATTTTCTGTATCTGGAGCTGGCTGGTTCCAGTGAGAATACGCTGTTTATGATACAGCATGGCGCTATGTATGCACCATTGGTGGTTGGGAATCATGAATATTACCGGCTGCTGACATCTATATTTATGCATTTTGGTATTGATCATATTGTGAATAATATGCTTGTGCTTTTTATACTGGGCGACAATCTGGAACGGGCGCTGGGAAAAGTAAAGTATCTGATATTTTACCTGCTGTGCGGAGTTGGGGCCAATGTGGTTTCTATGATGGTGAGTATGAACAGTCCTATACAGGCGGTGGGCGCGGGCGCTTCAGGCGCTATTTTCGGTGTGATCGGCGGTTTGTTATATGCAGTGGCAGTGAACCGGGGGAGACTTGAGGATCTGAGTACAAGGCAGTTGGTGGTAGTGATTATATTTTCCTTGTATTTCGGTTTTACCAGTACGGGAGTAGATAATGTGGCGCATGTTGCCGGTTTGGTGATCGGTGTAGTTTTGGCTGTGGTATTTTATCGGAAACCTAAACCGGCTTCTGTACAGGAATTTTGG
- a CDS encoding type II secretion system F family protein: protein MTAFYLMLPLGILFPVYESRRLKEKRLLLLAQQFKESMVILASSLSAGFSLENALAVSREELIMLYGEEGMITREFAGMVQQIRMNRAIEQVLEDFSRRSGLEDVQNFSEVFSVAKRSGGDLSGIMRHTAEVIRDKMQVKEEIRTLTASRQFEQRIMNLIPFFIVFYVEGSSPGFFDQMYGTGMGRILMTGCLITYLISFLMARRILAIEV, encoded by the coding sequence ATGACGGCGTTTTATCTGATGCTTCCGCTGGGAATTCTGTTTCCGGTATATGAGAGCCGCAGGCTGAAGGAAAAGAGGCTGCTTTTGCTGGCACAGCAGTTTAAGGAGAGCATGGTGATCCTGGCATCCTCCCTGAGCGCCGGATTTTCTTTGGAGAATGCCCTGGCAGTCAGCCGGGAGGAACTGATCATGCTTTACGGAGAAGAGGGGATGATCACCCGGGAATTTGCAGGGATGGTGCAGCAGATCCGCATGAACCGGGCGATCGAACAGGTTTTGGAGGACTTTTCCAGGAGGAGCGGTCTGGAGGATGTTCAGAATTTTTCTGAAGTCTTTTCTGTGGCAAAGAGGAGCGGAGGCGACTTAAGCGGTATCATGCGGCATACGGCAGAGGTCATACGGGACAAGATGCAGGTGAAAGAGGAGATCAGGACACTGACAGCATCCCGTCAGTTTGAACAGAGGATCATGAACCTGATCCCATTTTTCATTGTTTTTTATGTGGAGGGTTCTTCACCCGGGTTTTTTGATCAGATGTATGGTACGGGTATGGGCAGGATTTTGATGACGGGATGTCTGATCACATATCTGATATCGTTTTTGATGGCCCGGCGGATTCTGGCGATTGAAGTGTAA
- a CDS encoding glycine-rich domain-containing protein: protein MAECVLMKSGGGADLDVVTAAAADVVAPKVIVGPDGEPVTGTMVDRGNWNSTELAAGASVTIPAGRHGGSGKVTAKSLAAQTGGATATDQYVKSGMTYWKDGVKRTGTMTVSSVVSFSVAPYSTSQVIATWKNPGKGPYGHFTIGAKKGRYPTSAADSDKVWSGAGSNSALNAQNSAIVSGLEAGQLYYFSIWTECDCSGGWMTSSPLHATCTPTAHGRAAFTSSGTFSVPANVRSINIHCTGGGGAGISSKRGDSNHDVYGGGGGGGGYTSYRNGISVSPGQAIIVTVGGGGVAKAANDISGAAGGQSSASLNGSILVSAAGGKERTRGSSYSGLWGSDGGSGGGAGSHLYAYSSDRYSGGTGGSDGSAGTSPTPSGYEGKGQGITTKEFGTGTLYAGGGGAGGATAYNSSSETYPITSPGAGGAGGGGAGGAAGASGNPGTAGTGGGGGGGGYNYARMGGSGGSGNVIITW, encoded by the coding sequence ATGGTTGACCGAGGGAACTGGAATTCTACTGAGCTGGCAGCTGGGGCATCGGTAACGATCCCTGCGGGCAGGCATGGAGGCAGCGGAAAGGTAACTGCAAAGAGCCTGGCAGCACAGACTGGAGGGGCAACAGCCACAGACCAGTATGTAAAGAGTGGTATGACCTATTGGAAGGATGGTGTGAAGCGGACTGGTACGATGACAGTATCCAGTGTCGTATCTTTTAGTGTTGCCCCTTATTCTACCTCACAGGTGATAGCAACCTGGAAGAACCCGGGTAAGGGGCCATATGGACATTTTACAATAGGGGCTAAAAAGGGACGATATCCGACCAGTGCAGCTGACAGTGATAAGGTTTGGTCAGGTGCTGGATCAAATTCAGCATTAAATGCCCAGAATTCAGCCATTGTCAGTGGGCTGGAGGCTGGGCAGTTGTATTATTTCAGCATATGGACCGAGTGTGATTGTTCGGGCGGCTGGATGACATCGTCACCATTGCATGCAACCTGCACGCCGACTGCTCATGGGAGGGCAGCATTCACTTCAAGCGGGACATTTTCAGTTCCTGCCAATGTCCGTTCCATCAACATCCATTGCACAGGCGGTGGCGGAGCGGGCATATCCTCAAAGAGAGGTGACAGTAATCATGATGTCTATGGGGGTGGAGGAGGCGGAGGGGGATATACCTCTTATCGTAACGGTATTTCTGTTTCCCCGGGACAAGCCATTATTGTCACGGTAGGCGGTGGCGGAGTTGCAAAAGCAGCTAATGATATTAGCGGAGCAGCTGGTGGTCAATCAAGTGCATCCTTAAATGGATCTATTTTGGTTTCAGCAGCAGGCGGGAAAGAAAGAACTCGAGGGTCCAGTTATTCAGGTCTATGGGGGTCAGATGGAGGCTCAGGAGGTGGTGCAGGGTCCCATTTGTATGCTTATAGTTCTGATCGTTATAGTGGAGGAACTGGTGGATCTGATGGATCTGCTGGAACATCGCCAACTCCAAGCGGATATGAAGGAAAAGGGCAAGGCATTACAACAAAAGAATTTGGAACCGGTACGTTATATGCTGGTGGAGGAGGAGCAGGAGGCGCAACAGCATATAACAGCTCGTCGGAAACTTATCCAATTACTTCTCCCGGAGCAGGAGGAGCGGGCGGTGGAGGAGCAGGAGGAGCAGCAGGTGCTAGTGGAAATCCTGGAACCGCCGGAACTGGTGGCGGCGGAGGAGGTGGCGGATATAATTATGCAAGAATGGGCGGAAGCGGTGGGTCCGGTAATGTCATTATAACATGGTAG
- a CDS encoding M15 family metallopeptidase, with the protein MRDINLCHPRLQTLASEFMAECSRQGLKIAIGETLRTVAEQDALYAQGRTKPGNIVTNAPGSSYSSYHQWGTAFDIYRNDGAGAYNESGNFFGRAGAIGTALGLEWGGNWKSIVDKPHFQLPDWGSSTSGIKKLYANPAEFMRTWEPEETRIGWIKTPRGWWYRYADGAYPANKWLTINHHWYLFNPDGYMCTGWHRWNGSVCDPADGSGDWYYFDNTVDGPLEGACWHTHENGAQEIWYVE; encoded by the coding sequence ATGAGAGATATCAACTTATGCCACCCGCGCTTACAGACACTGGCATCAGAGTTCATGGCAGAATGCAGCCGCCAGGGCCTTAAGATCGCCATAGGCGAAACCCTGCGCACCGTAGCAGAGCAGGACGCCCTGTACGCCCAGGGCCGCACCAAGCCTGGCAATATCGTCACCAATGCCCCCGGCAGCAGCTACAGCTCCTACCACCAGTGGGGCACAGCTTTCGACATCTACCGCAACGACGGCGCCGGCGCTTACAACGAATCCGGCAACTTCTTCGGCCGAGCCGGAGCCATCGGCACAGCCCTGGGCCTGGAATGGGGAGGCAACTGGAAGTCCATCGTGGACAAGCCCCACTTCCAGCTTCCGGACTGGGGCAGCAGCACATCGGGCATCAAGAAGCTGTACGCCAACCCCGCAGAGTTTATGCGCACCTGGGAGCCGGAGGAGACCCGGATCGGCTGGATCAAGACCCCGCGCGGCTGGTGGTACCGGTACGCAGACGGCGCTTACCCGGCAAACAAATGGCTGACGATCAACCATCACTGGTACCTGTTCAACCCGGATGGCTACATGTGCACCGGCTGGCACCGCTGGAACGGCAGCGTATGCGACCCGGCGGATGGTTCCGGCGACTGGTACTATTTTGACAACACCGTAGATGGGCCGCTGGAAGGAGCCTGCTGGCACACCCATGAGAACGGGGCGCAGGAGATCTGGTACGTGGAGTAA
- a CDS encoding ATP-binding domain-containing protein → MTENLKILGALEDSIKYDIAERFVQTFISLYPDVKGELYLGYPIYVDEIANRRVCVDLALVSKIGVYILNILPEPVTDYGMIQDDIYAKVESKFKKQNFLFRKRKLIFDFYTVTYTPTSMVEEDGYPLVHDISELMDFIKENKEDQEFTDDLYEKILSGIQEAYGINTHRERGNVRNGTKAFAIGQLANQIEKYDGRQMEAILSDTAGIQRIRGMAGSGKTIVLARKAVELHTAHPEWDIVVTYSTRSLRNQLISLIGRFYSAKNDGAKYNEEKLKVMQSWGSASSKGVYYEICLRHGMSPLNVGEAKAKYGNGANIFSKLCGDLLKSIKDFHKMYDCILIDEAQDFDKNYLQLCLKVLDNNQRLVYAYDELQKLNEEAMPNPEQIFGRNIDHDTPLTVCYRNQGNAIVTAHAIGMGLYSEDGILQLPSSSSVWTAIGYSSDTPILEGKKVTLYRTKETSPELLKVNPDEIIRFLSYDSGKVMYTELLKMIKQDLEVEQLLPGDIMIIDMDTFGYSTNRIRLSSIQDQLNFEAQDAAGWDNEKEEEYDFNLHTAGAANPEDFFRDDSVVYASVRRAKGNETFMIYIVNAQKCVNSLQRRSDRNGLFTAITRSKGWVRVLGYGEDMEILNQEFEKIKKHDFKLYFEEYPDKEKQKQIFLNNKDVEAKDIKTIGNTKILIDKLTVEGNVSKLQLMQELFGMSKEELLEEITKQAGGEEHENV, encoded by the coding sequence ATGACTGAAAATTTAAAAATATTAGGAGCGCTGGAAGACAGTATAAAATATGACATAGCCGAGAGGTTTGTTCAAACTTTTATTAGTTTATATCCAGATGTAAAGGGCGAATTATATTTAGGATACCCTATTTATGTTGACGAAATTGCAAACAGGAGGGTCTGTGTTGATTTGGCGTTAGTTTCGAAAATAGGGGTATATATTTTAAATATTTTGCCAGAACCAGTGACAGACTATGGAATGATACAAGACGATATTTATGCTAAGGTGGAATCAAAATTTAAAAAGCAAAATTTTTTATTTAGAAAACGCAAATTAATTTTTGATTTTTATACAGTAACTTATACACCTACTTCAATGGTAGAAGAAGATGGTTATCCATTGGTGCATGATATTAGTGAATTGATGGATTTTATTAAGGAGAATAAAGAAGATCAAGAGTTTACGGATGATTTGTATGAAAAAATTTTATCTGGGATTCAAGAGGCATATGGAATAAATACTCATAGAGAACGTGGCAATGTTAGAAATGGAACTAAGGCATTTGCAATTGGTCAATTGGCAAATCAGATAGAAAAATATGATGGTAGGCAAATGGAAGCTATACTCTCCGATACTGCAGGAATTCAGCGCATTAGAGGCATGGCTGGGAGTGGAAAAACTATAGTATTGGCAAGAAAGGCAGTTGAATTGCATACAGCGCATCCGGAATGGGATATAGTGGTAACATATTCGACACGGTCACTACGGAACCAATTAATTTCCTTGATTGGAAGATTTTATTCTGCTAAAAATGATGGGGCAAAATATAATGAAGAAAAATTGAAAGTAATGCAATCATGGGGGTCGGCATCTTCAAAAGGTGTTTATTATGAAATATGTCTTAGACATGGCATGTCTCCGTTGAATGTAGGAGAAGCAAAAGCTAAATATGGAAATGGAGCAAATATTTTTTCAAAATTGTGTGGTGACCTTTTAAAATCTATAAAAGATTTTCATAAAATGTATGATTGCATATTGATTGATGAAGCACAAGATTTTGACAAAAACTATTTGCAATTATGCTTGAAAGTTTTAGATAATAATCAAAGATTAGTATATGCCTATGATGAATTACAAAAACTGAATGAAGAAGCTATGCCTAACCCAGAGCAAATTTTTGGAAGAAATATTGACCATGATACTCCCCTTACGGTTTGTTACAGAAATCAGGGCAATGCTATAGTTACTGCACATGCAATTGGGATGGGATTATATAGTGAGGATGGGATTTTGCAGTTACCAAGTTCATCGTCAGTTTGGACAGCGATAGGATATTCTTCTGATACTCCAATATTAGAAGGGAAAAAAGTAACTCTATATAGAACGAAAGAAACAAGTCCGGAGTTGTTAAAGGTTAATCCAGATGAGATAATTCGATTTTTAAGTTATGATTCAGGAAAAGTTATGTATACAGAACTTTTGAAAATGATAAAACAAGATTTAGAGGTTGAGCAGCTGTTGCCGGGGGATATTATGATTATTGATATGGATACATTTGGTTATAGTACTAATCGTATTCGATTATCGAGTATTCAAGATCAACTCAATTTTGAAGCACAGGATGCGGCTGGATGGGACAATGAAAAAGAAGAGGAATATGATTTTAATCTTCATACAGCAGGTGCGGCTAATCCGGAGGATTTCTTTAGGGATGATTCTGTGGTTTATGCTAGTGTTAGGCGAGCCAAAGGTAACGAAACATTTATGATTTATATAGTGAATGCTCAAAAGTGTGTAAATTCGTTGCAACGTAGAAGTGACAGAAATGGATTATTTACTGCGATTACGCGTTCGAAGGGATGGGTTAGAGTACTCGGATATGGGGAAGACATGGAAATTTTAAATCAAGAATTTGAAAAAATCAAGAAACATGATTTTAAATTGTATTTTGAGGAATATCCAGATAAGGAAAAGCAAAAGCAGATTTTTCTAAATAATAAAGATGTAGAAGCTAAAGATATTAAAACCATTGGAAATACTAAAATATTAATTGATAAATTAACGGTTGAAGGTAATGTTTCAAAATTGCAATTAATGCAGGAACTTTTTGGAATGAGTAAAGAAGAATTATTAGAAGAAATTACGAAACAAGCAGGGGGAGAAGAACATGAAAACGTCTAA
- a CDS encoding DUF2290 domain-containing protein — MKTSKTVKAILDDMNKTITELQNKALVRDVRGISDRTVSGGLHEISYPGKNESGSIIFDKHITGTKIINALLKGLQYNLILYDKGLIQAEFLVNHDKIVKERLVFIKKHNKIWNMSEIEEHEILEEDWFDDEDGIPIMLRIDYAPDDHVDGDHAAAHLTISNHESCRIPIKGIVTFSEFIRLILFHFYNIKLEQKVWRFNDEETITSLERKMLHINWE, encoded by the coding sequence ATGAAAACGTCTAAGACTGTAAAGGCCATCTTAGATGATATGAATAAAACAATAACCGAACTACAAAATAAAGCCTTAGTGCGAGATGTAAGAGGTATTTCAGATAGAACTGTGTCAGGGGGGTTACATGAAATATCATATCCAGGCAAGAATGAATCTGGTAGTATTATATTTGACAAACATATTACTGGTACGAAAATAATTAATGCTTTATTAAAGGGCTTACAATATAATCTTATTTTATATGATAAGGGGCTTATTCAAGCGGAATTTTTAGTAAATCATGACAAAATAGTTAAAGAACGCTTGGTGTTTATTAAAAAGCATAATAAAATATGGAACATGTCAGAAATTGAAGAACATGAAATATTAGAAGAAGACTGGTTCGATGATGAAGATGGTATACCAATTATGCTCAGAATTGATTATGCACCAGATGATCATGTTGACGGGGATCATGCGGCAGCACATTTGACAATATCAAATCATGAAAGTTGCAGAATTCCTATAAAAGGAATTGTCACTTTTTCGGAATTTATCAGATTGATTCTATTTCATTTTTATAATATAAAATTAGAACAAAAGGTCTGGCGTTTTAATGATGAGGAGACAATAACTAGCCTAGAACGGAAAATGTTACATATAAACTGGGAATAA
- a CDS encoding phage holin family protein, which translates to MKKMRFVDKYNAIVGSLVAVATALLGAYWYVFAGYLLLNVLDWGTGWYKARKKKEESSYIGLRGILKKVGYWVIILVAFLMPDLLIGLGRDVLGINLDFLMLFGWFTLACLLVNEIRSVLENLVECGYNVPAFLIKGLAVTEKLLEVQTEDRTK; encoded by the coding sequence ATGAAAAAAATGCGATTTGTAGATAAGTACAATGCGATTGTTGGAAGTCTGGTGGCAGTCGCCACGGCACTGTTGGGAGCATACTGGTATGTGTTTGCCGGATATCTTTTGCTGAATGTCCTGGATTGGGGGACCGGCTGGTATAAGGCGAGAAAAAAGAAAGAGGAGTCCAGCTACATCGGGCTGCGGGGAATCTTAAAAAAGGTCGGCTACTGGGTGATCATCCTGGTAGCTTTTTTGATGCCTGATCTGCTCATTGGACTGGGCAGGGATGTCCTTGGCATCAATCTGGATTTTTTAATGCTGTTTGGCTGGTTCACACTGGCATGTCTGCTGGTCAATGAGATCCGGAGTGTGCTGGAGAACCTGGTGGAGTGTGGTTATAACGTACCGGCATTCCTTATCAAAGGCCTGGCAGTGACAGAGAAGCTGCTGGAGGTGCAGACGGAAGACCGGACGAAGTGA
- a CDS encoding DUF5702 domain-containing protein, translated as MKRGTGARHQADGQVTVFISLIMMCMFAFFCVLLESARTAGARWYLQTAASSAMDSVFSQYHRQLWDSYRLLFAEYDGEEELGADFAAFIQPYLETKNWYPMEFESASAESVLRATDEGGLYFEQEILDYMKYGVWNLDFDASTVDGLWDSAKEAAAVKDVAAAYRGHAKEALKLEKSLEAISKSLAEQEAKKREGMSRLNAYDGPGFRRTAGKLIKEMERMPGLVETYRKRADELARGLEKSRASYEGKSQECSAQVRQLLEQEIQEYEAYVAVDGQRRREIEALEPLSGEQIQLVRQVIEEAKEVERTIDEWEDDDEDDDGPDLNALWRPVKRHFDRLEIRKLSFAHGVKDKEKEGWLNQVEGMYQSGLLSLVVPEGAVVSEKKANMTEAPSKTEMFSEDSRSIRFLDHLLVNEYCGQFFKNFCSQLENTEGADQSNNAAGGREKTVLDYEVEYLIGGRETDEGNLTDVVQRLLAIREGLNFVHILSDPQKRAEARNLAMAVTGAAAATPLLLVTAFFIMSVWALGEALMDVRGLLAGKKVALIKSKEDWSLELDHLLEMGKSRNVEPGGRQQGLNYLSWLKILLFMEKIIPQEYRMMDLMQMNLMQGQGSFRMRRGVYQVEMDGKICGKHVFFSLGFVEKLLGETDHVYPMTVKAERAY; from the coding sequence ATGAAAAGGGGGACAGGGGCGAGGCATCAGGCCGACGGACAAGTGACGGTATTTATCAGCCTGATCATGATGTGTATGTTTGCTTTTTTCTGCGTCCTGCTGGAATCGGCGCGGACTGCGGGGGCACGGTGGTATCTTCAGACGGCGGCATCCTCTGCGATGGATTCTGTATTCAGCCAATATCACCGGCAGCTCTGGGATTCTTACCGGCTGTTGTTTGCGGAGTACGACGGGGAGGAAGAGCTGGGGGCGGATTTTGCAGCATTTATACAGCCTTATCTGGAAACAAAGAACTGGTATCCGATGGAGTTTGAATCAGCTTCTGCGGAAAGTGTTTTGAGAGCTACAGATGAGGGCGGATTGTATTTTGAACAGGAAATCCTGGATTATATGAAATACGGTGTCTGGAATCTGGATTTTGATGCATCGACGGTGGATGGACTTTGGGACAGTGCGAAGGAAGCTGCAGCGGTGAAGGATGTGGCGGCGGCCTACCGGGGACACGCAAAGGAAGCGCTGAAGCTGGAGAAATCTTTGGAGGCGATCAGCAAAAGCCTGGCAGAACAGGAAGCAAAAAAACGGGAAGGGATGTCAAGGCTGAATGCGTATGACGGACCGGGATTTCGAAGGACTGCGGGAAAGCTGATCAAGGAGATGGAGCGGATGCCCGGACTGGTGGAAACATACCGGAAACGGGCGGATGAGCTGGCGCGGGGGCTGGAGAAAAGCCGTGCGTCATATGAAGGGAAAAGCCAGGAGTGCAGCGCCCAGGTCCGGCAGCTTTTGGAGCAGGAGATCCAGGAGTATGAAGCTTATGTAGCTGTTGACGGGCAGCGCCGCCGGGAGATCGAAGCGCTGGAACCTCTGTCTGGTGAGCAGATCCAGCTGGTGAGGCAGGTGATAGAAGAGGCAAAGGAGGTAGAGCGCACGATCGATGAATGGGAGGACGACGATGAGGACGATGACGGACCGGATTTGAATGCGCTGTGGCGTCCGGTAAAGCGTCATTTTGACCGTCTGGAGATCCGGAAGCTCTCCTTCGCCCATGGAGTGAAGGATAAAGAGAAGGAGGGCTGGCTGAACCAGGTGGAGGGCATGTACCAATCGGGACTATTGTCGCTTGTGGTGCCGGAGGGCGCGGTTGTTTCTGAGAAAAAAGCCAATATGACAGAGGCGCCGTCTAAGACGGAGATGTTTTCGGAGGACAGCCGGAGTATCCGTTTTCTGGACCATCTGCTGGTAAATGAGTACTGCGGTCAGTTCTTTAAGAATTTCTGTTCTCAGCTGGAAAATACAGAAGGGGCTGATCAAAGCAATAATGCCGCCGGAGGCCGGGAGAAGACTGTACTGGACTATGAGGTGGAATATCTGATCGGCGGCAGGGAGACGGATGAGGGCAACTTAACAGACGTGGTTCAGCGTCTCCTTGCGATCCGGGAAGGTCTGAATTTTGTACATATACTTTCGGATCCTCAGAAACGTGCGGAGGCGAGGAACCTGGCTATGGCGGTCACCGGGGCGGCGGCAGCCACTCCCCTTCTGCTGGTGACTGCATTTTTTATCATGTCGGTGTGGGCGCTGGGGGAAGCGCTGATGGATGTCCGGGGATTACTGGCCGGGAAAAAGGTTGCGCTGATAAAATCCAAAGAGGACTGGAGCCTGGAACTGGATCATCTGCTGGAAATGGGAAAGAGCAGAAATGTGGAACCGGGGGGCAGACAACAGGGATTAAACTATCTGTCGTGGCTGAAGATCCTGCTTTTTATGGAAAAGATCATACCACAGGAGTACCGGATGATGGATCTGATGCAGATGAACCTGATGCAGGGGCAGGGAAGCTTCCGGATGCGGCGGGGCGTGTACCAGGTGGAAATGGACGGGAAGATTTGTGGAAAACATGTATTCTTTTCCCTTGGCTTTGTGGAAAAACTGCTGGGAGAGACGGATCACGTGTATCCCATGACGGTAAAGGCGGAGCGCGCTTATTGA
- a CDS encoding DUF6382 domain-containing protein — protein sequence MKITYRREMKHNYLIVDPESLTWRNYECRMLAANFIEGVLHFQMRQVDDEIRFYYEITSRQPLDRMLEGRSVHTEELRSLVFGISRVLDRMEQYLLPEGSVLLTPDHIYVEPETFRIWLCLVPGLERDFPEDYGKLLEYLLGKVDHQDKDSVVLAYGLYQETRKENYGMEDILRLFGGGQMEETATKEKNTEEQGLLCSEEKGEIKEYAEEKRSRRKRQDASAKRTSREKQDLWSRMKGWWKRKRGEAETETVQVPWEMMFREEDMVDGAIDTGSGLNQTASDSPLPGQSKQIRQHKEHASEIQPGQDTVLLADLTPDTRTKLHCLHALDQDGADIVISYYPFIIGKQENLVDFLLPYDTVSRLHLRIDRNENKYFVQDLNSTNGTTVEGRLLENNESVEIQEGDEIHIARYRYRFD from the coding sequence ATGAAGATCACATATCGGAGAGAGATGAAACACAATTACCTGATCGTGGACCCGGAATCCCTAACATGGCGCAATTATGAATGCCGGATGCTGGCTGCCAATTTTATTGAAGGAGTGCTGCATTTTCAGATGCGCCAGGTGGATGATGAAATTCGTTTTTATTATGAGATCACCTCCAGACAGCCTCTGGACCGGATGCTGGAGGGTAGGAGCGTACATACGGAGGAACTGCGCAGCCTGGTATTTGGCATATCCCGGGTGCTGGACCGCATGGAGCAGTATCTCTTGCCGGAAGGAAGCGTACTTTTAACACCGGATCATATCTATGTAGAACCGGAAACCTTCCGGATCTGGCTGTGCCTGGTTCCCGGATTGGAACGGGATTTCCCGGAGGATTACGGGAAGCTTTTGGAATATCTGCTGGGCAAAGTGGATCACCAGGATAAGGACAGTGTTGTGCTGGCATATGGTCTTTACCAGGAAACCCGGAAAGAAAATTATGGGATGGAGGATATTCTGCGGTTGTTTGGCGGAGGGCAGATGGAGGAGACGGCGACAAAGGAAAAGAATACAGAGGAGCAGGGGCTTCTGTGTTCGGAGGAAAAAGGAGAAATTAAAGAGTATGCGGAGGAGAAACGGAGCCGGAGGAAAAGACAGGACGCGAGCGCTAAGAGAACATCGAGGGAGAAACAGGATCTGTGGAGTCGGATGAAGGGATGGTGGAAGCGAAAAAGAGGGGAAGCGGAGACCGAAACAGTACAGGTGCCATGGGAGATGATGTTCCGCGAAGAAGATATGGTGGATGGGGCGATCGATACAGGTTCAGGACTGAATCAAACAGCTTCAGACTCTCCGCTTCCCGGACAGTCAAAGCAGATAAGACAACACAAAGAACATGCATCTGAGATACAGCCAGGACAGGACACGGTTCTTCTGGCAGATCTGACGCCGGATACCCGGACAAAGCTTCACTGCCTTCATGCGCTGGATCAGGATGGAGCGGATATCGTGATATCCTACTATCCATTTATAATAGGAAAACAGGAGAATCTGGTGGATTTTTTACTGCCATATGATACGGTAAGCCGTCTGCATCTTCGCATTGACAGGAATGAAAACAAGTATTTTGTGCAGGATCTGAATTCCACAAATGGTACAACTGTAGAAGGACGTTTGTTGGAAAATAATGAGTCGGTCGAGATACAGGAAGGAGATGAGATCCATATTGCACGGTATCGGTACCGGTTTGATTAG
- a CDS encoding prepilin peptidase, whose protein sequence is MIWSGLFLCFLLAAAWQDFRNRQVDVCIFVVFGTAAVVSGAVQWLILGENYSVPGHMAGSALGGVLLVAAMASRGGIGTGDGCFFLVSGLMLGFWENLALLCYSTLCCGLFCLGYFVWCRTQKGVNIGKRTVPFLPFAVLPGIWLVFCRMTGAI, encoded by the coding sequence ATGATATGGAGTGGATTGTTCCTGTGTTTCCTGTTGGCAGCAGCCTGGCAGGATTTTAGGAACAGGCAGGTGGATGTCTGCATTTTTGTGGTGTTTGGTACAGCGGCAGTGGTATCAGGCGCAGTTCAGTGGCTGATCCTGGGAGAAAATTACTCTGTGCCGGGGCATATGGCAGGGAGCGCGCTGGGGGGTGTTCTGCTGGTTGCCGCTATGGCGAGCCGGGGAGGGATTGGCACAGGGGACGGGTGCTTTTTCCTGGTAAGCGGTCTGATGCTGGGATTCTGGGAGAATCTGGCGCTGTTGTGTTACAGTACATTGTGCTGTGGCTTATTCTGCCTTGGATATTTTGTGTGGTGCAGGACTCAAAAAGGGGTAAATATTGGGAAGCGTACAGTACCGTTCCTGCCGTTTGCAGTATTGCCGGGAATCTGGCTGGTGTTTTGCAGGATGACTGGGGCAATCTGA